In Sphingobacterium sp. lm-10, one DNA window encodes the following:
- a CDS encoding SusC/RagA family TonB-linked outer membrane protein produces MKRTMAKHSYPIILLTCIFVWAFNTLHAHALPPLGSTVLADSIQVQGKITDSVGMAIAGAVITEKGTSNSVTSNAAGEFKIDANPNGALLVLKSPYAVKEVFINNQRQLDFALTVTAAAEQLAAEARADSIRNVTDTVSAVAAQSEDSTRVSTPVAATDTVIAGSSRSGVVSGPSGPLGGVSVQVQGTSNTVSTDSEGRFQLTASSEQILEFTSLGFQPVRQPVGDRATIQVVMTPETNTIESVNVVAVGYGTMRRETLPTAVSSIGSDEIENEVLPSISQAIQGKAGGVQVTQKSGSPGGGLNIRVRGTTSINASSDPLYVVDGIPVNSTTNFTGGSTFDFGGGTQGINILASINPSDVQSVEILKDAASSSIYGARAANGVVLITTKKGTAGTSEFSFNMYEGFSQVPRERYYDMMNTSQYQDYMRDFYAQLQRQAQVLDPNAVVTIPEQILSNSNINTNWQDEIFRTAPTRNYEISSRGGSERTQYYTSFGYMRQGGTLLYSDFNRLSGRLNLDHQHNDKLRFSTAVNVTRAMNLRVQEENSREGATKSGFVSPPNLPVFDEAGRYVYDEVITSRENPVAMLQLPTNEAQTFRILANGQVDYNFIPSLTLMTRFGVDVSFIDETFFMPPTGLRAFTAQRGVGARRNTRDQLWINETTLTFDKQYGDHHINALAGFSLQESRLEFVHGQRSNFVDNDVNQIVAGGIITGANAFPEEWAIASGFGRVNYVLQDRYILNANIRWDGSSRFGADNRWAVFPAFAAAWRISEEDFLKDSQTLSDLKLRASWGKTGNQNIGNYASYTLYSAGNNYIGSPGFIPNILGDTQLKWETTTQTDIGVDFSLFNNRISVLADYYYKRTSDLLISVPVRHSLGFTNRFTNFGEIENKGFEFELTSRNLVGDFRWTTSFNMTFNRNKVLSLPDGVDEMLGGVGDLNIARPGLPLGSFSGWQTIGVNPQTGMIDYLGVDGNVVLPTEYRDRTVIGDPNPDFFGGITNNFYYKNIDLSIMGQFSYGNDIFNYNLFTALSGFNNSSNGLVDWVDRWRQPGDITDVPRVSPGDLNNATVSDRFVEDGSFFRLRNITLGYTFSEGLNSRLRTKGLRWYFTVQNAFVFTKYRGYDPEVASSHGGANTGLIYGYDYGSYPQPRIFTTGINLTF; encoded by the coding sequence ATGAAACGAACCATGGCGAAACACAGCTATCCCATCATTCTATTGACCTGCATTTTTGTGTGGGCCTTCAATACACTACATGCTCATGCCTTACCTCCGCTCGGGTCGACTGTTTTGGCAGATTCAATTCAGGTACAGGGAAAAATAACAGATTCCGTAGGTATGGCTATCGCCGGAGCAGTAATCACTGAAAAAGGGACCTCCAATTCAGTTACTTCCAATGCCGCAGGTGAGTTTAAAATCGACGCCAACCCTAATGGTGCTTTGCTAGTGTTAAAATCTCCCTACGCAGTAAAGGAGGTGTTCATAAACAACCAAAGACAGCTCGATTTTGCCTTGACTGTTACCGCTGCCGCAGAGCAATTAGCCGCAGAAGCACGAGCAGACAGCATCCGAAATGTGACAGATACCGTCAGCGCAGTAGCCGCACAATCCGAGGATAGCACTAGGGTATCTACACCAGTTGCTGCGACAGATACCGTCATTGCTGGTTCCAGCAGAAGCGGCGTTGTATCAGGGCCCTCTGGCCCACTCGGTGGTGTTAGTGTACAAGTGCAGGGTACTTCTAACACGGTATCAACCGATAGCGAGGGGCGTTTTCAATTAACCGCGAGTAGCGAGCAAATTTTGGAATTCACCTCTTTAGGTTTCCAACCTGTGCGGCAGCCTGTAGGTGATCGTGCTACTATTCAAGTCGTCATGACGCCAGAGACTAACACCATTGAATCGGTGAATGTCGTCGCTGTGGGATATGGTACGATGCGCCGAGAAACCTTGCCAACAGCAGTTTCCAGCATCGGGTCTGATGAGATAGAAAATGAAGTTTTACCGAGTATCTCTCAAGCAATACAAGGAAAAGCGGGAGGTGTACAGGTTACGCAAAAATCCGGATCGCCGGGTGGTGGACTAAATATCCGGGTGCGTGGTACTACTTCGATCAACGCCAGCTCAGATCCATTATATGTGGTAGATGGTATTCCTGTCAATAGTACCACGAACTTTACAGGTGGGTCTACATTCGATTTTGGTGGTGGTACTCAGGGGATCAATATCTTAGCGTCCATCAATCCTTCGGATGTACAATCCGTGGAAATTCTAAAAGACGCCGCCTCCTCATCCATCTACGGTGCAAGAGCGGCAAATGGTGTGGTATTGATTACGACTAAGAAAGGTACCGCCGGTACCAGTGAATTTAGTTTTAATATGTACGAAGGTTTCTCGCAAGTTCCACGTGAACGCTATTATGATATGATGAATACCAGTCAGTATCAGGATTATATGCGTGACTTTTATGCACAATTGCAGCGGCAAGCACAAGTGCTGGATCCTAATGCTGTCGTCACTATTCCAGAACAGATACTCAGTAATTCTAATATAAATACCAATTGGCAAGATGAAATCTTCCGAACGGCACCTACACGTAATTATGAAATTTCTTCCAGGGGTGGCAGCGAACGAACACAATACTATACTTCCTTTGGATACATGCGCCAGGGCGGTACCCTACTTTACTCGGACTTTAACAGGTTAAGCGGACGCTTAAATCTGGATCACCAGCACAATGACAAACTGCGTTTTTCTACTGCCGTGAATGTAACCCGAGCGATGAACCTTCGTGTGCAAGAAGAAAACTCCCGTGAAGGAGCCACCAAAAGTGGATTTGTATCTCCACCAAACCTACCTGTCTTCGACGAAGCGGGCAGATATGTATACGATGAAGTGATCACTTCTCGAGAGAATCCGGTAGCCATGCTACAACTCCCTACCAATGAAGCGCAAACATTTAGAATTCTGGCCAATGGACAGGTTGATTATAACTTCATCCCTTCTTTAACTCTAATGACGCGTTTCGGAGTGGATGTGAGTTTTATAGATGAAACGTTTTTTATGCCACCTACGGGTTTGCGTGCGTTCACGGCTCAACGCGGCGTCGGTGCGCGGCGTAATACCCGCGATCAGCTCTGGATTAATGAAACTACGTTAACTTTCGATAAGCAATATGGTGATCATCATATCAATGCTTTGGCTGGTTTTTCACTGCAAGAGTCCCGTTTGGAATTTGTGCACGGACAGCGATCCAACTTTGTGGACAACGATGTCAATCAAATTGTGGCAGGCGGAATTATTACTGGTGCAAATGCCTTTCCTGAAGAGTGGGCTATTGCTTCTGGATTCGGACGTGTTAATTATGTGTTACAAGATAGGTATATCCTAAATGCAAATATTCGATGGGATGGCTCTTCGCGCTTTGGTGCCGACAACCGCTGGGCAGTATTTCCAGCGTTCGCTGCCGCATGGCGTATTTCCGAAGAGGATTTTCTAAAGGATTCGCAAACGCTGAGTGATTTGAAACTTCGCGCCAGCTGGGGAAAGACGGGTAACCAGAATATTGGAAACTACGCTAGCTACACACTCTATTCTGCCGGCAATAACTACATAGGTTCTCCAGGTTTCATACCGAATATTCTGGGAGATACGCAGTTGAAGTGGGAAACCACTACGCAGACAGATATCGGCGTGGATTTTAGTTTGTTTAATAACCGCATTTCTGTCTTGGCAGACTATTATTACAAGCGCACGTCAGACCTGTTGATCAGTGTTCCGGTACGCCATAGCTTGGGCTTTACCAACCGTTTTACCAATTTTGGAGAGATCGAAAACAAGGGTTTTGAGTTTGAATTGACTTCCCGCAACTTAGTAGGTGATTTCCGGTGGACGACCTCTTTCAACATGACATTTAACCGCAATAAAGTACTGTCTCTGCCAGATGGTGTGGATGAGATGCTTGGTGGTGTTGGCGACTTAAATATAGCTCGGCCAGGGTTGCCGCTAGGATCGTTTTCAGGCTGGCAAACCATTGGTGTGAATCCACAAACAGGGATGATCGACTACTTGGGTGTAGACGGAAACGTAGTACTACCAACTGAATACCGCGACCGTACCGTTATTGGCGATCCCAATCCAGATTTCTTTGGCGGAATTACCAATAACTTCTATTATAAGAACATTGATCTTAGCATCATGGGACAATTCTCTTACGGTAACGATATCTTCAATTACAATCTCTTCACCGCTTTATCGGGTTTCAATAATAGTAGCAATGGTTTAGTGGACTGGGTAGACAGATGGCGCCAGCCAGGTGATATTACCGATGTGCCGCGAGTATCTCCTGGAGATCTGAACAATGCAACTGTATCCGACCGCTTCGTAGAAGATGGATCTTTCTTTCGCTTACGCAATATCACATTAGGTTACACATTCTCCGAAGGATTGAACTCACGCCTACGTACTAAAGGCTTGCGTTGGTACTTCACGGTACAGAATGCCTTTGTATTCACTAAGTACCGTGGCTATGATCCAGAAGTAGCATCTAGTCATGGCGGTGCTAACACAGGTCTGATTTATGGATATGACTACGGTAGTTATCCACAACCACGGATTTTTACAACAGGTATCAATTTAACATTTTAA
- the glmM gene encoding phosphoglucosamine mutase gives MTLIKSISGIRGTIGGRAGDNLTPIDIVKFTAAFGKIIIQNSTSRTIVVGRDARVSGDMVARLVIGTLQSIGVDVVDLGLSTTPTVELAVPLESAAGGIILTASHNPGQWNALKLLNAQGEFINDVEGQEVLSLGESLEFDFAEYNQLGHVRADDSYLKKHIDAVLALPLVDADAIRQANFKVAVDAVNSSGGIYIPALLEALRVHTIYPIHCTPNGEFPHNPEPLKEHLVDLSQTVTEQNADLGIAVDPDVDRLVFMMEDGELFGEEYTLVAVADYILSKQPGNTVSNLSSTRALRDVTLRHGGQYYAAAVGEVNVVSKMKEVNAVIGGEGNGGIIYPDSHYGRDALVGVALFLTHLAQLQQKPSAYRASLPQYYMSKNKITLTPGLDIDGLLANMQEKYAHETHSTIDGLKIDFEQEWVHLRKSNTEPIIRIYSEGATKESAEAIAQKIINEIHAIIA, from the coding sequence ATGACATTAATAAAGTCTATATCGGGAATACGAGGTACTATCGGCGGTAGGGCGGGAGATAACCTTACACCGATTGATATTGTAAAGTTTACAGCAGCTTTTGGTAAGATTATTATCCAAAACAGTACATCACGCACGATTGTAGTCGGAAGAGATGCACGCGTCTCCGGAGATATGGTCGCCAGATTGGTTATTGGTACTCTGCAAAGCATCGGGGTAGATGTGGTAGATCTTGGTTTATCTACTACACCAACAGTAGAGTTGGCGGTGCCATTGGAATCTGCTGCTGGAGGCATCATCCTGACCGCTTCTCATAACCCTGGCCAATGGAATGCTTTAAAATTATTGAATGCACAAGGTGAATTTATAAATGATGTAGAAGGACAGGAAGTGCTTTCTTTGGGAGAAAGTCTGGAGTTCGATTTTGCGGAATATAACCAGTTAGGTCATGTGCGTGCAGACGATAGTTACCTGAAAAAACATATTGATGCTGTGCTAGCGTTGCCGCTGGTAGATGCAGATGCTATTCGCCAAGCCAATTTTAAGGTGGCAGTCGATGCGGTAAATAGCTCCGGCGGAATTTACATCCCGGCGCTGTTAGAAGCATTGCGAGTACATACCATCTATCCGATTCATTGTACGCCAAATGGAGAGTTTCCACATAATCCGGAGCCACTAAAGGAGCATTTGGTCGATCTGTCTCAAACAGTGACTGAGCAAAATGCTGATTTAGGAATCGCTGTAGATCCAGATGTAGATCGCCTGGTATTCATGATGGAAGATGGTGAATTGTTTGGAGAGGAGTACACCTTAGTTGCTGTAGCTGATTATATTTTGTCAAAACAACCGGGCAATACGGTTTCCAATTTATCTTCTACGCGTGCGTTAAGAGATGTAACCCTTCGTCATGGCGGACAATATTATGCTGCTGCGGTTGGGGAGGTAAATGTGGTTTCCAAAATGAAAGAAGTAAATGCGGTGATCGGAGGAGAAGGAAACGGTGGTATTATTTATCCGGATTCGCATTACGGTAGGGATGCGTTGGTGGGGGTAGCTCTGTTCCTCACACATTTGGCTCAATTGCAACAGAAACCTTCTGCTTACCGCGCTTCGTTGCCACAATATTATATGTCTAAAAATAAAATCACGTTAACACCAGGGCTTGATATTGATGGGTTGCTCGCAAATATGCAAGAAAAATATGCACACGAAACGCACAGTACCATTGATGGTTTAAAGATTGATTTCGAGCAGGAGTGGGTGCATTTGCGCAAATCTAATACAGAGCCGATTATTCGGATTTATAGCGAAGGGGCGACCAAAGAATCAGCTGAGGCTATTGCGCAAAAAATCATCAACGAGATCCATGCTATTATTGCATAA
- a CDS encoding phosphatase PAP2 family protein, which produces MLERIIQIDQEVFLMFNQGASNPVFDWLLPILRNPFTWAPLYLFLVIFFIKHYGKMGILIVAMTLVNFGISDGVSSHLIKKTVKRVRPCNDETFKESINLRVRCSGGYSFTSSHATNHFAMAFFWIVLFRRRWKHIFWLGFLWAFMISISQVYVGVHYPLDILFGALLGTGIGVLNGYLFHRFFPTFLTPKQQNTVTTSI; this is translated from the coding sequence ATGCTTGAAAGAATCATACAAATAGATCAAGAAGTTTTTCTGATGTTCAATCAGGGCGCCAGCAATCCAGTTTTCGACTGGCTATTGCCGATCCTGCGAAACCCTTTTACCTGGGCGCCGCTCTATTTATTCCTGGTTATATTTTTCATCAAACACTATGGCAAGATGGGGATCCTGATTGTCGCAATGACTTTAGTAAACTTTGGTATATCGGACGGGGTATCCTCTCACTTGATTAAGAAAACGGTGAAACGCGTACGCCCCTGTAACGACGAAACATTTAAAGAGAGTATTAATCTGAGGGTACGTTGTAGCGGTGGTTATAGCTTTACATCCTCACATGCCACCAATCACTTTGCCATGGCTTTCTTTTGGATTGTCTTGTTTCGCCGACGCTGGAAACACATTTTTTGGTTAGGCTTTCTGTGGGCATTTATGATTTCTATTTCTCAGGTCTATGTAGGCGTACATTACCCCTTAGATATTCTTTTTGGGGCACTATTAGGCACGGGCATTGGAGTACTCAATGGCTACCTATTTCATCGCTTTTTCCCCACGTTTCTTACGCCTAAACAGCAAAATACAGTAACTACATCTATATGA
- a CDS encoding ZIP family metal transporter: MSPASIVSILFISAFAAGISVFFVKRDNAQFLKLILSFSGAYLFAITVLHLIPHAYMGGQTAPEIIGLYILGGFIFQLLLEQFSQGIEHGHIHQHDYKIFPLGILISLCLHAFLEGMPLVAGHQNQLVFGIAIHHVPAAFALGSLLLNTNLSRAKIMLYLGIFAAMTPLGFMTSKTISSGGVGEISQHFDKLMAIVIGIFLHISTTILFESGSADHHKFNRKKLIAIIVGILVSLANFLFDGHDHSLHGQDGHEGHQHEHHDHHEGHDHVH; this comes from the coding sequence ATGAGTCCGGCATCTATTGTCTCTATTCTTTTTATCTCCGCCTTTGCAGCTGGGATCAGTGTGTTTTTCGTGAAGAGAGACAATGCACAGTTTTTAAAACTAATATTATCTTTTAGTGGTGCTTATTTATTTGCCATCACCGTATTGCATCTGATACCACATGCTTACATGGGCGGGCAGACTGCACCAGAGATTATCGGACTATATATTTTAGGAGGATTTATTTTTCAGCTGCTGTTGGAGCAATTTTCACAAGGCATCGAGCATGGGCACATACATCAGCATGATTACAAAATATTTCCGTTAGGAATTTTGATAAGTTTGTGTTTACACGCCTTTTTGGAAGGAATGCCGCTTGTGGCGGGTCATCAGAATCAATTGGTATTTGGCATTGCGATTCACCATGTGCCTGCGGCCTTTGCTTTAGGAAGCTTATTATTGAATACCAACTTATCCAGAGCAAAAATCATGTTGTATCTCGGTATCTTCGCCGCCATGACGCCACTTGGCTTTATGACTAGCAAGACCATCAGTTCGGGGGGTGTTGGAGAGATTTCACAGCATTTCGATAAATTGATGGCTATCGTTATTGGTATATTTTTGCATATTTCTACTACGATACTTTTTGAATCCGGCTCTGCAGATCATCACAAATTCAACCGCAAGAAGCTGATTGCCATCATTGTGGGCATATTGGTATCACTGGCTAATTTCTTATTTGATGGTCATGATCACTCGCTTCACGGCCAGGATGGCCATGAAGGACACCAGCATGAGCATCACGATCATCACGAAGGACATGACCACGTCCATTAG
- a CDS encoding MarR family transcriptional regulator produces MARLEDKIQAKKFSSEWHKATINIVYTHNWLTNLLEERASKHDLTLQQFNVLRILRGQYPLPVKNSLLRERMLTKTSDISRLIDRIIAKKLVSRTSCEKDKRAVDLLITQKGLDLLEEIEDQMMLVDVLPHNLTEKQCLELNKLLDKFRGKDMP; encoded by the coding sequence ATGGCAAGATTGGAAGATAAGATTCAGGCTAAGAAGTTTAGCAGCGAGTGGCATAAGGCCACAATCAATATCGTGTATACCCACAATTGGTTGACCAATCTGCTAGAAGAGCGTGCGAGTAAGCATGATCTGACGCTACAGCAATTTAATGTGTTACGTATTCTGCGTGGACAATACCCCTTGCCTGTAAAGAATTCACTTTTACGTGAACGTATGCTCACTAAGACTTCCGATATTTCACGATTGATTGATAGAATTATAGCAAAAAAATTGGTCTCTCGCACGTCGTGCGAAAAAGATAAACGTGCGGTAGACCTCCTGATTACCCAAAAGGGATTAGATCTTCTGGAAGAGATTGAAGATCAGATGATGCTGGTTGACGTGCTCCCGCATAATCTAACCGAAAAGCAGTGCTTAGAACTCAATAAATTGCTCGATAAGTTTCGGGGTAAGGATATGCCCTAA
- a CDS encoding FeoA family protein, with translation MQKNVNLGSLISGERAKISQLDTESLPAKFYELGFVPGALIEIKHKAPFHGPICINIIANNTLIALRKSEALRITAERI, from the coding sequence ATGCAAAAGAATGTTAATCTGGGAAGTTTAATTTCTGGTGAAAGAGCAAAAATAAGTCAGTTAGACACCGAGTCTTTACCCGCTAAATTTTATGAGTTGGGCTTTGTACCTGGCGCGCTGATTGAGATAAAACACAAAGCACCATTTCACGGACCTATCTGTATCAATATTATCGCGAATAACACACTTATTGCATTACGCAAATCGGAAGCATTACGCATTACTGCAGAAAGAATATAA
- the feoB gene encoding ferrous iron transport protein B — protein MKKKVIALLGNPNVGKTSLFNRLTKLNQKVGNYPGVTVEKREGTLVHQDKKYQIVDLPGTYTIYPNSLDEEVVYDTLSDPNGPYYPDLVVVVAEPATLKRAIVLYQQVREMGLPAIFVLNMVDEMVEKGISIDFEALRQLLRTDIYQTNARTGKGIPELIEGLDNEPSLYISSFQVPAKYATALTEAKRLFPLAKEYGTWLYLAKENSKALTSDQRTAILQIRQQHSIAAQQLQRDESLIRNQELEQALEPIVTRGESKALKTTDQIDRFLMHPLVGYAIFLGILLLIFQAIFAWSAPLMDWIDNTFSDFAAYLSVQLPEGPLSSLLTDGIVTGIGGIVIFLPQIVILFIFISFMEETGYMSRVVFLMDRWLRPFGLNGKSVIPLMSGAACAIPAVMSARNIENPKERLLTMLVTPFMTCSARLPIYIVIIGLVIPEGTFLGFNIQGLVLFGLYLLGIVSALASAWLLNIFIKSVHKSYLVFEIPTYKVPDWKNVVTNVWEKSSGFLIGAGKIILAISIILWVLGNFGPNDRFYDAESYVATEQPELEGEELETAVASYQLEHSFLGYIGMGIEPIVRPLGYDWKMGIGLISSFAAREVFVGTMAVVYSLGDDVDIEDDGERATLFERMKNETNRNTGRPAYNFASGISLLLFYAFAMQCMATIAVVKKETGSWKWTLIQLGFMTGIAYIAALVAYQLLK, from the coding sequence ATGAAGAAAAAAGTCATCGCTTTACTTGGGAATCCAAACGTAGGGAAAACCTCTCTATTCAACCGATTGACCAAATTAAATCAAAAAGTTGGAAATTACCCTGGTGTTACTGTCGAGAAAAGAGAGGGTACACTGGTTCATCAAGACAAAAAGTATCAGATTGTAGACTTACCCGGTACCTATACCATTTATCCCAACTCTTTGGACGAAGAAGTGGTGTATGATACACTCTCCGATCCAAATGGACCGTATTATCCCGACTTAGTAGTGGTTGTTGCAGAACCAGCGACTCTGAAACGTGCTATCGTGTTGTATCAGCAGGTTAGAGAGATGGGATTGCCCGCCATTTTCGTGTTAAATATGGTCGATGAAATGGTCGAGAAGGGCATAAGTATTGATTTTGAAGCATTACGGCAACTTCTCCGCACAGACATATATCAGACGAATGCCCGAACGGGTAAAGGTATTCCTGAATTGATCGAAGGCTTAGACAATGAGCCGTCTTTGTATATCAGTTCTTTTCAAGTACCTGCAAAATATGCGACTGCACTAACGGAAGCAAAAAGACTTTTCCCGCTAGCAAAAGAGTATGGAACTTGGCTCTATCTGGCGAAAGAAAACTCTAAAGCACTGACTAGCGATCAACGAACGGCTATTCTACAAATCCGTCAGCAGCACTCGATTGCAGCACAACAACTGCAACGAGACGAATCGCTGATTCGTAATCAAGAATTAGAACAGGCACTAGAGCCTATCGTAACGCGTGGCGAAAGTAAAGCATTAAAAACTACCGATCAAATTGACAGGTTCTTAATGCATCCTCTGGTAGGTTACGCGATTTTCCTAGGAATTTTGTTACTGATCTTTCAAGCAATATTTGCCTGGTCGGCACCATTAATGGATTGGATCGACAATACCTTTAGTGACTTCGCGGCCTACCTGAGCGTACAGCTTCCGGAAGGGCCTTTGAGTTCACTACTTACTGATGGCATCGTGACCGGTATTGGTGGCATCGTCATCTTTCTTCCACAAATTGTTATCTTGTTTATTTTCATTTCATTCATGGAGGAAACCGGCTACATGAGCCGGGTCGTATTCCTAATGGATCGATGGCTTCGCCCATTCGGACTCAACGGGAAATCAGTGATTCCTTTGATGTCTGGAGCCGCCTGCGCAATTCCGGCGGTCATGTCGGCTCGAAATATTGAGAATCCGAAAGAACGCTTACTAACCATGTTGGTCACTCCTTTCATGACTTGTTCTGCAAGACTTCCAATTTACATCGTAATTATTGGATTGGTAATTCCCGAAGGAACTTTCTTAGGATTTAATATCCAAGGCTTAGTATTGTTTGGACTATACTTACTAGGCATTGTCAGTGCCTTGGCTTCGGCCTGGTTACTGAACATCTTTATTAAAAGTGTTCATAAAAGTTATCTCGTATTCGAAATCCCTACGTACAAAGTTCCGGATTGGAAGAATGTAGTGACGAATGTATGGGAAAAATCATCTGGCTTCCTAATCGGTGCTGGTAAAATCATTCTTGCTATTTCTATTATTCTTTGGGTTTTAGGAAACTTTGGACCGAATGATCGTTTTTACGACGCAGAAAGTTATGTAGCAACGGAACAGCCAGAGCTGGAAGGTGAAGAGTTAGAGACAGCCGTAGCGTCTTACCAGTTGGAGCATTCTTTTTTAGGGTATATTGGCATGGGCATCGAACCAATCGTGCGGCCACTCGGTTACGACTGGAAAATGGGTATCGGTCTGATTTCTTCTTTTGCGGCGCGCGAAGTATTTGTAGGGACGATGGCGGTGGTTTATAGTTTGGGCGACGATGTAGACATTGAAGATGACGGGGAGCGCGCGACACTTTTTGAGCGTATGAAAAATGAAACAAACCGCAATACCGGACGCCCTGCATACAACTTTGCGTCGGGCATCTCTTTATTACTCTTTTATGCATTTGCTATGCAATGTATGGCGACAATCGCGGTAGTAAAGAAAGAAACGGGTTCTTGGAAATGGACGCTAATACAACTTGGTTTTATGACCGGAATCGCCTATATTGCAGCATTAGTTGCCTATCAGCTATTAAAATAA
- a CDS encoding amino acid permease codes for MQEQNDNQLKRGLSNRHIQLIALGGAIGTGLFLGVGQAAILAGPAVILGYGIAGIIAFLIMRQLGEMVVHEPVSGSFSYFANRYWGSFAGFASGWNYWILYILVSMAELTAIGKYMNYWWPELPLWVSSLVFFVIINLINLASVKIYGETEFWFSIVKVVAIIGMILFGSYLLISGTGGDQASISNLYQDGGFFPKGLIAQLPDGSYEGLLVALVVIMFSFGGLELVGITAAEAENPEKNIPKATNQVLFRILIFYIGALVILFSLLPWQQIDRDTSPFVTVFASLDAMKFSFFGHMVSFSNLIANALNMIVLTAALSVYNSCVYSNSRMLYGLAKQGNAPKFLTKLNKSHSPINAILVSAIFVAVTVLINKLIPEQALEILMSLVVSALVINWIMITLTHIFFRKEMKKQQTVTRFPTIFYPFTNYLSLIFLSGVLVMMCFTVFKISVFLMPVWILILWICYRFIVQRKSKVQQ; via the coding sequence GTGCAAGAACAAAACGACAACCAGCTTAAGCGCGGCTTAAGCAACCGCCATATCCAATTGATTGCGCTAGGGGGCGCTATCGGAACAGGCTTATTTTTAGGTGTTGGCCAAGCGGCCATACTTGCAGGGCCCGCCGTAATCTTAGGATACGGTATTGCCGGAATTATTGCTTTCCTAATTATGCGCCAGCTCGGTGAGATGGTGGTGCACGAACCGGTATCCGGTTCATTTAGTTATTTCGCAAACCGTTATTGGGGATCCTTTGCCGGATTTGCCTCAGGATGGAATTATTGGATACTTTATATTTTGGTCAGTATGGCAGAGTTAACTGCAATTGGTAAATACATGAATTATTGGTGGCCAGAGTTGCCACTATGGGTTTCCAGCCTAGTATTTTTTGTGATAATCAATCTGATCAATTTGGCCTCTGTCAAGATTTATGGAGAAACAGAGTTTTGGTTCTCCATCGTTAAAGTCGTCGCCATCATTGGTATGATTCTTTTCGGCTCTTACCTATTGATTAGCGGTACGGGTGGCGATCAAGCTTCTATCAGCAACTTATACCAAGATGGTGGATTTTTCCCCAAAGGTCTCATCGCGCAGCTGCCGGACGGATCCTATGAAGGTTTGCTGGTCGCCCTAGTCGTGATTATGTTCTCTTTTGGGGGATTGGAATTGGTGGGCATTACCGCTGCCGAGGCAGAGAATCCCGAAAAAAATATTCCAAAAGCAACGAATCAGGTTTTGTTTCGGATCCTTATTTTCTATATCGGAGCATTAGTGATCTTGTTCTCTTTGCTCCCTTGGCAGCAGATCGATCGAGATACCAGTCCATTTGTAACGGTATTTGCTTCATTGGATGCCATGAAATTCAGCTTCTTTGGCCATATGGTTTCTTTTTCGAACCTAATTGCTAACGCGCTTAATATGATTGTGTTGACTGCAGCATTGTCGGTATACAACAGCTGTGTATACAGCAATTCTCGCATGCTTTATGGCCTGGCCAAACAAGGGAATGCTCCCAAATTTTTGACTAAACTCAATAAGAGCCACTCTCCGATCAATGCAATTCTGGTGTCAGCGATATTTGTCGCTGTTACGGTATTGATTAACAAATTGATTCCAGAACAGGCTTTGGAAATTCTGATGTCCTTGGTGGTATCCGCATTGGTCATTAACTGGATCATGATCACGCTGACGCACATATTCTTTCGGAAAGAAATGAAAAAGCAGCAAACCGTTACCCGGTTTCCGACCATCTTTTACCCGTTTACCAATTACTTATCTCTTATATTTCTAAGTGGGGTATTGGTGATGATGTGCTTCACCGTGTTCAAAATCTCTGTATTCCTGATGCCAGTATGGATCTTAATCCTCTGGATCTGCTATCGATTTATTGTACAAAGAAAATCGAAGGTACAACAGTAA